A stretch of the Gracilinanus agilis isolate LMUSP501 chromosome 4, AgileGrace, whole genome shotgun sequence genome encodes the following:
- the LOC123245681 gene encoding LOW QUALITY PROTEIN: ras GTPase-activating protein-binding protein 1-like (The sequence of the model RefSeq protein was modified relative to this genomic sequence to represent the inferred CDS: substituted 2 bases at 2 genomic stop codons), whose translation MVMEKPSPLLVGREFVRQYYTLLNQAPNMLHRFYGKNSSYVHGGLDSNGKPADAIYGQKEIHQKVMSQNFTNCHTKIRHVDAQATLNDGVVVQVMGLLSNNNQAFRRFMQTFVLAPEGSVANKFYVHNDISRYQDEVFGGFITEPQEESEEEVEEPEERQQTPEVVPDDSGTFYDQTVSNDLEEHLEEPVVEPEPELEPEPEQEAETESHEEKSEPTLEEPVSEETQKSSSSPVPVDIAPAVQEDLRTFSWASVTSKNLPPSGAVPVSGIPPHVVKVPASQALPESKPESQTPPQRPQRDQRVREQRTNIPPQRGPRPIHEGGEQGDMDTRRIVXYPDSHQFFVGNLPHDVDKAELKDFFQSFCVSFKGYGNVVELRINSGGKLPNFGFVVFDDPEPVQKILGSRLIMFRGEVRLNVEEKKTRAAREGDRWDNRPRGLGGPRSGLGGGIRGPPHGGMSQKPGFGAXRGIGQCQ comes from the coding sequence ATGGTTATGGAGAAGCCAAGTCCCCTGCTGGTCGGGCGGGAATTTGTGAGACAGTATTATACTCTGCTGAACCAGGCACCAAACATGCTGCATAGGTTTTATGGCAAGAACTCATCTTATGTTCATGGAGGTTTAGATTCCAATGGAAAACCAGCTGATGCCATCTATGGACAAAAGGAAATCCATCAGAAAGTGATGTCCCAAAACTTTACAAATTGTCATACCAAGATTCGTCATGTGGATGCTCAGGCTACCCTCAATGATGGTGTTGTAGTCCAGGTGATGGGATTGCTATCTAATAATAACCAGGCATTTCGAAGATTTATGCAGACATTTGTACTTGCTCCTGAGGGTTCTGTTGCAAATAAATTCTATGTTCACAATGACATCTCCCGATACCAAGATGAGGTTTTTGGTGGCTTTATCACTGAACCCCAAGAAGAATCTGAGGAAGAagtagaagaaccagaagaaaggCAGCAGACCCCTGAGGTCGTTCCTGATGACTCTGGAACTTTTTATGACCAGACTGTCAGCAATGACCTGGAGGAGCATCTGGAAGAGCCTGTTGTGGAGCCAGAGCCTGAACTAGAACCAGAGCCTGAGCAGGAAGCTGAAACTGAAAGTCATGAAGAAAAATCTGAACCAACTTTGGAAGAGCCTGTTTCTGAGGAGACTCAAAAGAGTTCATCTTCTCCTGTCCCTGTAGATATAGCTCCAGCAGTACAGGAGGACCTGAGAACATTTTCTTGGGCATCTGTGACCAGTAAGAACCTCCCACCTAGTGGAGCTGTTCCAGTGTCTGGGATACCACCTCATGTTGTTAAAGTACCAGCATCACAGGCTCTCCCAGAATCAAAACCGGAATCTCAGACACCACCACAAAGGCCCCAGAGGGACCAGAGAGTGAGGGAACAAAGAACTAATATCCCACCCCAGCGGGGACCCAGACCAATTCATGAAGGTGGTGAACAGGGTGATATGGATACAAGGAGAATTGTATGATATCCAGACAGTCACCAGTTTTTTGTTGGAAATCTTCCACACGATGTGGACAAAGCAGAACTAAAAGATTTCTTCCAAAGTTTCTGTGTTTCGTTCAAAGGTTATGGGAATGTTGTGGAACTTCGAATTAATAGTGGTGGAAAGCTACCCAATTTTGGTTTTGTGGTGTTTGATGACCCAGAGCCTGTTCAGAAGATCCTTGGCAGCAGGCTCATCATGTTCAGAGGTGAAGTGCGTTTGAAtgttgaagaaaagaagacaagagCTGCTAGAGAAGGTGATCGTTGGGATAACAGGCCACGTGGACTAGGAGGCCCACGCAGTGGCCTAGGTGGAGGAATAAGAGGGCCTCCCCATGGAGGAATGTCCCAGAAACCAGGATTTGGAGCCTGAAGGGGAATTGGTCAATGTCAGTGA